The genomic window TTTGGTCCTGTATAACGGGTCAGTGTGAGTGGTTGTTGCCCTGTCACTATCTTTAACAGACTTTGGTTTGTGGCCCCACTTCGCTGCAAGTTGTATGAAAATTGGGCCACATCTAACAACTTTGACCAATCTCTCtgtgtggcactcacatagtTCTGAATATACGTCTCTAACAACACATTCACTCTTTCAGTTTGCCTATCCTTTTGTGGATGCATGCTAGTGGAAAAGTTCAAGCCAGAGCCCATCAacttgaacaactccgtccaAAACTGACTTGTAAATCGCCCATCCTGATAACTGATGATAGACTGTGACACTTCTTAATATTTCACTACATGTCTAAGGAACAAATGAGCCGCCTCCTCAGCAGGGCACTCATTGGTTGCTAGAATGAACGTTCCCTACTTGGAAAACTTgtccaccacaacaaaaataCTTGCAAACCTATCGACTTAGACAGACCAACAATAAAGTCCACGGATACACTCTCTTATGGATGGTTCGAAATGGACAAAGGTTGTAGCAATCTGGCCGGAGTCTTCAACTTTACATTGTCTTGTTGACACAATAGATAAGTTTTCACATAGGTCTCAACATCATCACCTATATGAGGCCAATAATAATGGTCCTCCAAAAGATCTATAGTGTGGTGCATACCTGGATGGCCAGCTCATCTCGAGTCATGACACTTTTTTATAATTTCCTTGTGCAAACTCTTATATTAAGGCATATAAAGACGATGCCTTCGAGTGAATAACAATTCCCCCACAAGCCAAAATCACCTCGTTCTTGGCAAGCTCgattaaatatttagttgtggGATCATGGGACAATCCCTCTCGAATGCGCTCCAATAGAGAGCTATTGGGCTGACTAATTGTCGCAAACTCAATTTTTCGGCTAAGCGCATCAGCCACAGTGTTGGCACTCCTCAACTTGTATTCCATACTAAAATCAAACTCTGCTAGGAAAATCTGCCAATGAGTCTActtgggagacaactttttctgggttagaaaATAACTATTTGTAACAATATCAATAAATACCACGAACTTGGAACCCAATAAATAGTGCCTCAAAGTGCACAGACAATGCACCACAACGGTCATCTCTTTTTCTTGAACTGTATATCTCCACTTCGTCTAATTAAGCTTTAGACCCTCGAAAGCAATTTGATGCCCACCTTGCATCAGTACTTCATTAATCGCATAGCTTGATGCATCCGTGCGTACCTCATATGACTTCGAATAATCCGATAAAGCAAGTACGAGCTCCCTCGTCATCACTTGCTTCACTTGGTTAAAACATTCTACATTGAGGATTCCAATCCCACACCTTACCTTTCTTCAACAAGTTCGTCACGGGTGTGGTGATTTTGGAGTAGCCTTCGATGAAGCGTTGGTAGTAGTTTACCAACCCAAGGGAAGATATCACTTTTGTTACCTTGGTTGGTGGTTCCCAATCAACAATGGCCCGCATTTTGCTTCCATCCATCCGGATCTTGCCACCTCCCACAACATGGCCTAAAAACGGTACCTCGCGTTGTGCGAATGAACACTTATCTTCTTTGGCATAAAACTATTTTTCTCGCAAGGTCTGGAACACCTCCCTCAAATGTTCCACATGCTTCTAAAGCGACTTAATGTACACCACAATATTGTTAagataaacaaccacaaaacAATTTAGGAAAGATTGAAGTACCATATTCATAAGGGTGTAGAATGTGGCTGGAACATTCGTTAGCCCGAAGGGCATCGCAAGGAACTCATATGAACTATAGCATGTCACACACGTTGTCTTTGCCCCTTCAATCTCTCCAAGCAACGGACCAATCTGATTGGGCCAAATGATCTCCCTTGAACATGATAGATGGCACAATTGTGCCATAATTGTGAGCTTCCATACGCAAACCATGACACATGcacaaacaaatttaaattatttaattcaagaAAAAAGAGGTGGTGCCAATTAtaatactaatttatttttaaaaatatataaatttatggaaTATGTTTTAACTATAACATTTTCAACTAAATTCCTTTCAAACCCACTCGACAGGGAGTTCTAATTCCAGAAATGGAGGCTCGTTTCATTCTTCAAAGTGCGTTAGGTTTTATTAGCCTTTCGGGACTTTGTTTAATATGATACAGAAGTCCTTCGTTAATTTATATGAGATGTACATTTTGCAAGCAGTGCTGTACGTTGCGCTTGTATTCTCTCTAAATTGAAGCAACCTCCCTAGTTGgctattttgtttctcaaataAAATAAGACTTCTCCATTGAGGCAAAAGCTAATTCACTTATCTAGgatagaataagcttaaccaccAATAATATAATACATTTTATCATCATTTATAAGAGAATGAGCTAAGTGATTGGATTAAATACTTTTTTCTGAAATATATTCATAATGTGTGATGCCAACGTAATAAAATAGTAgagaaattttagggttttttgtgaaataaaatgaaaaataacatgATGAATTATGGTTAAATCCTGGTCTGAAATTTAGATAACAGGAACTCAAATTCTGTCATCTCCCTCCCATCAACTGTTTGGCATTTAATTAGGATGAAACGTTGTTTGTAGGCAGCACATGGAAAAAGTGAGATAAGATCTTAAATGACAGATTCATAATTATATGTTTGGTTAGAAATTTCAACCATAAAATTTATCATCTCTTTAGTGTTCTCTTCTCCATTTAATATTTTGCTGAATCTGTTACACAATTAAACGTCCCCATCAGGCAGTTTGAAggaaaagaaggaagaaaaagagTTGGTTTCAAAAGCTCTTAAACATGCAAATAGCTTTCAAATTAGATGGTGGGAGTAAAAGAAGGAACAAGACATGGACAGTACTAAATTGAGAACTGCACCTTTTCCTAGATTGTGTTTGACCCACTCTTGTTGATGACGTGGAGGGATATTATTGGACTAGAACTAGGGCCTTGTGTTGTGGGGGAGGTTAGAAGGCACCCACCATGGCCAACCAAAAGTGCTGATGCGGCAGTTGCAGAAACACTGACACTCACCATTTGTCTTCTTAATTTCTGCGTGGAGCTGAGGCCACTCTtttatatggtttttttttagttttgttttgcCACCTCATTGATGTTTATCCACGTGGCTCCATTACTTCAACTTGATCGTGTTTTCAAGAATTTTGGTCCCCACATATTTGTCCCTTGCTTCGGGTTAAGGTTTGGTTGGAAGAGGGAGAAGCATATACAATTTTCATGTTCAAATTCATCCAACATTTCCTAAGTTTACTTTTTTTTAGATGAATAATTTAAACTcctataaaacaacaaaaaaatattgtACAGTAACTTTAAGTTATACAAATGAATTAATCAAAGATATCTTAAGAAGCACAAAATGAAGCATTAATAGAATTCTATTGATAGGTCTTTCTTTTAAGTGAGTCCCCACAATCTCTTTAATTTACCCCAAGATAATATCTTTAGTCAAGAAAGATATACCAAAATACATTTGTTTCTCTATCTCCATATCACATACAAATATACATTTTAAGCAATTTTGAATATGACAAATAAAGACTTTCTTAAGTTTAGActataaatatgaattaattaaatttattaaagataGTGGGCAGCCTACCTTTGGATTACAATGGCTTATATGAGTTCAAATTCTAATGGTATTAATTACCTGTTTAATAgtgcttaaaaaaatatttttggtttcaaaagtatttttggaagaaaagttgtgctaaacaagttatttttggctgaaatttttgactttttctctcttaaaaatacttttaatgtttaattacttttttatccCTTCAATAACATAatactttcccttttttttcttggtacttaattacaaatgtgttaaaattattaattaattttataaaaaaatactaattacaaatatttaatggttatatttaaatatttaaaatatagtttatatattctaattaaattttataaataattaatatttattggttacaaatatttaaaatttatatttcatatagtaaaatattaacaagttataatagttttttatattcttactaaaatataataatattaactaatttaaatattatttaaatatatatgttatttgataataatatgtctaaaatgaacattttatttcttaaaagtactttttaacagtaatgctaaacactcaaaatttaaaccaaacttttcaaaagcacttttagaAACAATTTTTCACAGTACTTTTTAAAAACATTGCTAAACTAGTCCTAAATCATTTATGTGAGTTCAAATTTTGGTATAACGAGATTTAAGAACGTTGGTTATACtgaaaaaattattgaatatacGTAGCtagctaaaattttcattaaaaaaaatgcaCATTAATATCATATtctataaaataattgtttttagaAAACACTAAAATGCAGGAACTAACaaattttgtttctcttttttctttcttctcaaacagaaaatcaataataatttagGAATCACAAAGTAAAAATTGCACAAAAGCAATGGCATAATCGTAGTTTGATATGTCATTTGCAAGTAGCTTCACTCTAAATCACAAAGTATGTCTGGTCATATATCAACAGTTTATCGACTCAGTGGTTATAGTTGACTCGGCCAAAGTCGGCAAGCTTCCTGGACCTATTTGCACAAAACCCCGCGGCGGTTGCCAGGTGGGGCTTCATCTGCGGCCTACCTTCGCCTGCAAACGACTTGTCAGGTGGCAATCCACCCTTTTGGTTCCACTGTCGGTTAGGACTCGCCCTCACGAGCGGACTCAAGCAAAATGCTAATCCCGACACGTTCCTTGTTCGTGTCCTCCCCCCCCTCGCCGCTGTTGGCGTCCTCTTCCACTGGGGGGAAGCTTCTAGCGTGCTTACCGATGGCGATTGATCACACTCGTCTCCTGAATCCACTTCAATCGCTGGCGACATTCCACGATTTACGACCCTGCATGATTTTTGACAGCCAGGATCAAATTGGCCAAAATCTTCTGCATGAGTCCTCGAAGATTTGTGCTGCTTTCGATGAAAGGCAAAGATTGCTGAGAACCAAGACGAGGACGACTCATCGCACAAGTCCCGATGAAACTGAGTCCCAGCACCCGAATTGAACTTGTCGGATCTCGGCCTGAACAGATTCGAAAACATCGAGAACTTGCTCTTCTTTTTGAAAGATTTGGCGGCTTCAAAATCGGCGGTAGTTGTGGTACTGTAGGTGGGGCCCATCTGAGGAGTGCTGAAAAACCGCTGGTGGTGGAATCCCGAGGCACTGTTTTCGTCGGATTTCCGTCGGCTGACATAAGGAGAAACAGAGCGAGGGAAAACCAGCGGGGGCGGATTAGGCTTCCGACAGTTCTCAGCAACGCGCGTTAATAGAGCCTGTTGGTCTCGGGTCTGCGCAGCCATGAGCGCCAGAAGGCGTTCGCGTAGACATGTCGCACACACGCCGGCGCTGCTACTTAGGTCGGCAAGGTGCTTCTTACACCTCATTTGCTTCTGTtttataaaagaagaaagaaaagcttTTGTTGTAGTCCTATGTTGGTGAATTGTGAGTATAACCATAAAAAAAAGGTTGTTTCGGGATGGGACATAAGTGGATGTTGTTGTAAGATGTAATGAAGCTGGAAAAAGTGATGGAGAGAAAGGGAGGATTTGGTGGGTGCTTGAGTCTTGCTGATCCTATGAATGTGTGTATTTGTAATGGGGTTAACTTATCTCTTTTGGCATCTTCATTTAAATTTAGAAAGAAGAAGATTGGTCAATGACGACCCAAACCGTTGTTTAAAAATGAGGCCACGCTACATCACAACGGCAGGATCTCAGGGGGCATTACTTTTTACGTGGATCATAAAGCAATGGTTTGAATAccatactttttctttttcttcaattttgaatCAATCAATACTCATCTTTATTTTCTTACTTAGCAGTAGCATATTGAGGAAACCTGGACTCCGGTCTTTTGAGTTTTTCTCTCTTAGTActcttccaaaatttttggtcatTACAATTTGTAAGCTATCTTGCGCCTTGATTCTGATGCTTTTAAATTCGTTGACCTAATTTTAGTGGGACGCGCGCGGTAAGTTGTTGCGTCATTTACGAGGATGGggcattacaaaaaaaaaattccaattagTTTaacattactttttaaaaattactttaaacagaagttcaattttttcttttatcttttgttaaaaaaaatgttttgtaaTACTTTTGAAAAACACAAAAATATCTTGAAAAAGTATAAAAACATCTTATTCAACAATGCTTTTTTAAGGTACGTTAAACTTATCCGACTATGTTGGTGCTTGTCAAAGCCATGCACGCGCTGCAGGAACAAGTGGGCTAGTTGGATTTCATCTCCAGTTCCATGGTGGTTGACCCGAATGCCAGGTGACGGACATATATTTGTCGGCATTCCCTCTACCACAGCCTggatttatggatgatttttgaGGTCCCattttcaaagtaaaaaaaaagctGTATTATTGTTCTTGCATGTCAAAGTATGTGTATTATGTGTGAACACTTTGGCATACGGCTAAAAGAAAAATGATGTGGGAGCTAGTTTGAAAGGATATACTCACTAGATCATGCTAACATTAATCACATTTTAcaaaaatcaatatatataagatagagaaaaaattatatgaaattatgattttatgtCATTCTTATCCCTTTCTAATAAGCGAATGACAAATCATATTTTCCCTCttgatttttagtatttttaattggatttaaatttttaggAGGAAAAAGTCGAAAATCAGAAGGGAAAATATACTTTGTCATTCTCTTATTGAAAAGAGATAGTGGTGATATagaatcacaatttcatacaatccCTTCTCAGAGCACACATTCTTACCCCTTCATACcacaatatttaattaattttgtcaaTCAAACccttattttaattactattattGGAGGCAGGGTTTTCATGTTAGGTGTATGGAgcttttttaatttttgcataaaaagaaaattatattcaACCAAATTCTCCATTATTTTATCCTCACCTGAAGTTGAAATCTTTGTTTGAGAACCATCGGAATTTTAAACTCCTCAACTAGACCAAAACAAATGCTACAATTTTAAGTCAATGAAGGCAACAACGAATATTATAATTGTGTGAGTGAAGATGAATGTAGCGAACGATTGAGTATGTATCATCTTAAAagatttcaaacgaaaattttaatcaattattaGATTTATAGGGtgaaaataatttatgtaataaatatattgattaaaaattcacataaaattatatgattgtaatgataaagttaaaattttattgttagagttgtgacccaaattcttattaaaataaaatacaagttgcAAGATAAGGGGATTCGCGAGAGTGAAGGTCGCAGCCCATCGTGAATCCCCAATAAGCAAGATACTGGACTGGGGTTGCAATCCGTAGTATGGTACATGCTACACAAGAGGAATTCATATAGAAGTTTACTTTCTCtgtttgatattgatttgaataaggtgtttcaaaCTTACTGCATTACTTTTATtagatgttgattagaataatgtTTTCTAAACCTATGAATAGATGCGGTCTATACTCTTTGtcatcattcgaattcgacatagtaaattttcttctacTCTGCCCATGAtttttttccgaaagggtttccaagtaaaatctgtgtgttttattttttttattttctttgagatacattgccattatcgacattctatttttttttctttattatagtattattttatttaaaaacatgaaaatataaaaacacCCTAGTATTAACATTCACTCCTTTGCATACTAACaagatattttaataaattttcaactaAATTGATGTTCGATTTGCTTATGATACAATTTCATTAAAGATTTTAATATAAGTATAGATATAATTAAAATGGTGCGATATTAGATAATGACCATTCAACTCAAGTTTTGTTGATAGGTATTTGGGAGTCCAATCTTATGAatcaaagagaaggaaaaaatagAGAGGTGCATTCCCTTTGGTTTATAATTCATTGGAaatttgtttaaataaaaatgaatatcaTGCTGCAAGAAGAATAAAGCTCAGTTGATTTCAGAATTTATAAACATTTATCAGCACCCAATCTAACTACTTGAGCAAAATACGACATATAGTTAAATAAAAACCTGTTAAATCTTTAGACAAAGCCTTATAGACTGCTGATCGGATTAGGGTTCAtttttgttaataaattaaatcacatttttttatttagcaatcaaattaaACCAAAGCaaagaaaatggttaatttttcATTTGTGGAGTGTGACTCACATTTTCGATCGAATAGACGGCGACGTCACGATGAGAAGCTTCCCAACGTCGTGACGATGTGAATGGGGATGTTCCGACATGGTGATGTGTTCCCCACATAAATCGGGTTTcttctcccagtta from Gossypium hirsutum isolate 1008001.06 chromosome D12, Gossypium_hirsutum_v2.1, whole genome shotgun sequence includes these protein-coding regions:
- the LOC107945591 gene encoding uncharacterized protein, which produces MVILTIHQHRTTTKAFLSSFIKQKQMRCKKHLADLSSSAGVCATCLRERLLALMAAQTRDQQALLTRVAENCRKPNPPPLVFPRSVSPYVSRRKSDENSASGFHHQRFFSTPQMGPTYSTTTTADFEAAKSFKKKSKFSMFSNLFRPRSDKFNSGAGTQFHRDLCDESSSSWFSAIFAFHRKQHKSSRTHAEDFGQFDPGCQKSCRVVNRGMSPAIEVDSGDECDQSPSVSTLEASPQWKRTPTAARGGRTRTRNVSGLAFCLSPLVRASPNRQWNQKGGLPPDKSFAGEGRPQMKPHLATAAGFCANRSRKLADFGRVNYNH